tctttcgaaatacgcggatttagtcattttaatcaaattttgttaagtttatttgacatttcaagcgcgttttataattgtatttgacttaacattaaagcaaaaatgtatcaaacagtataaataactcaaatataatcctaaaatgcgtacgaaacatcaaataaatctaacaaaatttgattaaaaagactaaatacaCGTATTTCAagagataaatgactaaattgatccaaagtttcaaaattacTAATTCCAAACcctatatttaaccctatattttgatcttcaaaccttaaaaatgaatagataaaATCTCTTTAACCCAACTAGGTTTCAgctttatttgaattgtttacagtATTTACACATTCAAGTTCAAATGTTAAATTAGAATATGGTTGAAGACGTAAGAAAATTCTATGttgttgaattaaaaaattatatctatttatttttaaagtttaaagactAAACTGGaccaaaatttgaaacaattatgaattcatatttaatcttcataaaattaagaaaaataatttttttacacctcTACAACCCGTTGTTATGAatattttagtctttaaaaaaagttaatttttatatttataaaaaaaatagagatagAAAGATAAAATAGTAGATATAAAGAGTATGTAAAAGTTTATTAGACGTCAAAATCATACTACCTTAACGTTAATTAAATAAGTATGCAAAGATACTTTTCCAAAGTGTTAATATACTACTTTCACATAGTTATAACTAATAAACAAAAAGTCTCTTAaggtattttatatatttttactgttacaacaaataaatatttacttttttatatgttttatttaatttttttcaatatatttctttctatttatagtctttatttattttcttcaattaaacACATGTAAATATATACGAATAATCACAAGGAAAAACTAAGAGGAATTTGAAAagtaagaaaagtaaaataaagaaaagctACCATATTGAGTCTAATTAGGTATATTTTATACGCATGTAATAGCAAATACTCCTAATCTTCTTACTAAATCCGATTTATAGTAATTTTAGGTCTTATTTGTGTATCCATGAGATTACCATACTTATTGTCTACACTTGCTTACctaaagttaataaataaaaatattaaaattacttaaaaaattagtgttaataagtcaataattatatacacaaataaaagaaatgcaaacctcataaattaattttataaaattaagttaggtttaaaattcaatttataatatataatataattcacTTACAAGTTCATGTATTAAATTGTCTCTTGTTAACAAGGAGGTTAAGTGTGTAAATGTATCAGATTacttcataaaaaaaagttgtataaACCTAGCATAGTTTtgcttttgtttcacattttcttctttaaatgaattttgaacatttttatttataaattgtattaaaaacTTGTGAGAGTTGTAAGTATTTTTAGAATATGCAAatcttttcttattcttgttttggagaattTTATTAAATCTCTCTGTTGCACTTATAACAGGGACACTAAAAgggatattatttttatttcatctctttaatccacttatattttttaattttaccttttatttgttatttgttcttGTTTACCCATACATTGCATCctttaaagtttatttgaatttgatagattcaactcatttttaaaatatgacaaCATTTCCAAGGTATGAACACAAGAGCATCcatatttatttaactatataAAACAGACTTTGAAAATCAACTTACTGTTTAGTAtatcatttgttaattttgttacttatatataataatatctcaTTCTAAATGTTGACCAGTTAGTACATTTAAATAcgatatcttattttaataaaataccattttagtaattaaattctgtcttttaaataatttaaaaataacttaaaaaggatttaaatataacatacaaaatctaaatataaaattaaaaacaagtcaACATAACCTTAAGTTTATTTACACACAATTTATAATTCAACTGAACACTCTTTGCAATGTAACAGAGCAGTCATATTAAGGGTTTACTCTATCTATGTCGATATTTACTTTCACAAGTATGAAAACAAAATCACATATTGCATGTTTatacaatatttaaatttttccaaaattatttactgtaaactatattttttttaattttaattaattaatttatttttacagaaacatttaatttaatactttttcgttgttatttttcattcaaaatatggCACACTTAACATGAGAGAAGAAAACAATCTCTTTGTCTTAAGTTTAAAgttcaataaattatatgaacaaataataataaaaatatataaactttaatgatttattaaaatcatataacacGTGACTCAAAAACTTTGAATATggtatacataaatatattatgctgtgtaaaaatataaatatagaagtaaaataatatgtaatatttattttcaattatcattgttttataattattaatattttgttaatttacaaatcaaattgtaaaaacaaaaaagtactATTGAATCGCTTAAagataacattaaaaatataactttaaataattcaaatatgatgtaagaataactaaaaatattacaattaattCACTACaatgtttcttttatatttaagttataataaattattatctgataataagaatttatatattttttagatatcatattatttcttaaaattaagcgatatatatatatatatatatatatatatatatatatatatatatatatatattgttcaatatttccattatttttttgggttaaattgtaaaattttattgtatCAGTAacaattcaaaacataaaaatatttagaacaaTGGTATAAATATGTTGTTTTGTGAGGGGAGAAGAAATGTGACTAAGAATGACGAATCTGAATTTGCCAATTACAAAAACTggaattattttgttaatatttgacTGTTCAAATCTAATCAGTAATAAATAGCactaaaatacatttaaaataccAATTGTTCAactttttatcaaaacaatttaaatttataagattttAGCAGAGAAATTTGTTAAGTGGACCAATTCCACTTTTGAGTTAGTCCAAGGACTTATTGagcttttattttctatttgttttgtatcTCAAAAGTATAAACTTTAAATCCGTTCTTctactctctctcttttttttatatatattattcccttttctctaaatttaaaaagaatattagGAAATTGGAACGCATTTggcttttataaaaaatacaaatagttaaacaaaataatttttttattctgttttttatattttaagaaattagttGGTAAAATagtaacatattttttcttaaagttttttacaatttttttaaggaGAAAATAAGGCCCGTATATGCAACAAGTTGTAAACGTGagaaatggaaataaataaTTCGTGCTCAAACTACATAGGCAATATTAAGatgattttttaagaaataatagtaaataatatgaaataaaaatgcaaTATCTCTGattttttgtgtaaaaatatatataaataaaaatttaattttatctctttctctaAAAGTGATAAATGAAAAGTTgaaatagaatatatttttctattttattttaaaaattcaaaatgttaAACTGAGCACCATTCTATTCTTAACGAAGACTTTACATTTATGGATTTTTAGCTGAATAAAATGGTTGAAAGTCAAGTGGGTGGCTTAACTAAAGAGGATTCTTAGTTTTACAATCTATGATGAAAACACACATTACAATACATTGCAttctcatattttaattatatttttatatgctttaaataagttattaatatatattgttatatcattaaaataatgacAAGTggtgtttatttaataaaagcgtcaaaacataatatttctaataaaaattagttatgtCAATAATTTTTTCGCAAAACAAAGTTATCAATAAAGTCTATAACGTTTTTACACttccacaataataataattataaatagtaataataatatgtataaagaATGTACTTTTGTATTTTCATGAACGGTGTTCTTATATTGTACTCAAAATTCTCActaagatattaaaattttataaagataagtAAAACTAGTTTActctaaaaataaaagtaaatataaaaaaaatcaataaaatcaaCTAATCATCATTGATAATAATAgcagtaaaaatataattttaattaaaaggaaCCATGTGCTaatattatgcttatttttattcttcttcgAGCACCAATTTCTATCGCCGTCCTTCTATCTATCTTGTGTTTGAATCGATAGAATTGAAAAAatgcaattattttaaatgtgggtcaaatttaaattaattcacttatttttttattaaatgactTTAAAGTTAATTCGAGATAGATTAATTCATAATCTATAAATAACaaccttttataatttttattacttctAATAAGATGATTTGATACTTCTAAGGAATAGAATgatgttaaataatatttgtataatttgaatatttaatttattgaattaaatatatttttaatttttaatatttgatgcgaaattcaaattcttttatgttttaaactttgatattgtttgatttttaaactttaagaTGAAGAAATATAATCTTTTAAGTCAActctcttaatttatttttacttgacttgttaaacacattttaaactgatattaaatgtatttttataacTCAAATGTAAATATAGAACACCAtcttacaaaacaaaaacaaaaattaacgttgtttgattaaaaaatatattcattattttttagatttgaagactaaaatatataaaaatttaagactCAGACAAATTCCgaatcatgatttttttattcaattatatattgACACTTTAATTTCTAATTAGGTGGGAAGGTGAATATTAAGTGTATCCATAAAAGTAAATGAGtctaattaattaacttttattgtactttaataattatataaaataatagagtttaattaataaacttatGATTCACCAGATGTAAATCAAGTCGAAGtgagttatttttataattgaggTAACCCAAGCAAACCAAACCATGAAATACTAACATGTTGTGAaatgaaaagacaaaaaaaaagtatgatcCATTTGGTCTGATAAGGTACCTGCCAAGTGGGCTACGAATGGGAAAAGGGAACTTGAAGATGTCGCCTTCTCTCTTATCTTTCTTTCTCATAcaatcttattttcttcttcacgtgtcccatgaatcacatcacatcCTCTTTCAACCACTCTCAGACGGTTTTCTTGACCCCTTTTTCCCTCCCTTCTCTTCTACCCACTGCCATTTCGTTCAAGAAACAGCTACCACTTCCCTTCTTTTATCTTCTATTTCTTCTTCCATTTACCCTCTTCCCTCACCACCAACAAAAATACAAACCCCATCCACATCATCATCAAACacaaacaaccaaaaaaaaCCAACCTTTTCCATTCATTTCCAAATCCATACAAAAAAGATCGAAAACTAATCtgctttcttttatatataaatgtcaCATTATTCTCTACTTATGTCATACAACTTTGACCACAgacatataaaaaagaaaagaatatcaGCTATCCGTCTTATAACAATATATCCTGAGTGAACAAATGTAAGAGATAAAAGAAGTATTTGGCtcaacataaattaatttgagCCCATTTGACAGGgggaaaaaaatcaaattaatctagcaaaaattttgaaacttgTGAACTATAAAACTATAACTAGTTCAACTGTTCAATTCCCTGAGAAATTGGAattgttgattttatttgttgttgtttgatGTGGTAACATTGGCATTGCTGGTGTTGCTGGATGTGGTGGCATTATTATTAGTACTGGTGTTGTTGTTTGGCTGTGCACCCCCAATGATAGAAGTGATGGCTGCTGCCAAAGCTGCTGTGAAGTTGGGGTCAGCTGCAATGGCAGCAGTGGCAGCACTCACCGTGTCGGCAAGGTGTGGTGGTGGCCGTTGAGACTGGTTACTCAACTGGGAAGGGTCTGCATCCTGTGACATTTGGAGGCCAGAAAACTTGGACTGGTTATACAGTGCCTGCCCAAATATCTGAGGCAGCAATGAGGCTGAGGAATTGGCAAAGTTCTGAGGGACACCAGGGAAAGGGATTTGGAATTGGTTTGGGGGCTTTGGGAACTGTAGTGGGTTTGGAGACTGAGTCAAATCCAATGTAACAGTTGGGAATGGTGCAGATGCTGAAATAGTTGCCATGCTAGAAGAACAAGGAAGGAGTGTCCTTGTGAGGAAGTTTCCATTCATTAGGCCATCAGCACTTGACATGGATCCTGAAAGCAGCATTCTAGCTGCTGCAGAAGTTGTTTGTGCCATTGCAATAGCTGCTGGAGGCAAAGGGTGATTGTGATTCCCTTCATATGTTGTGATCAGTATTGATCTGTCATCAGCACACCTTTGCACCTGTTTACACATAAACAGTGAAACAGatttttagttaccaatttcaTACAATACCACTACCTAACTTTATCCTACTGTTCAAGTGTTGAACAATGATCCAAGTGCCATACTTCAATTTTCTTGCATACTATTTATAGTTATCTTATTATCACTGTTGCTAAACTAATATCAAACTAATCTTCATTTCTAGTTGAAGTATATGAGATTTGcaacttaatttggaagaaattATGATTGAGAATGGACATGACCTACCTGTTTTCTCACTGGGCAACCTGCTGCCATGGTACATCTATAATATGCTCGAGGACATGGGTTTCCTTTGGCCATCTTCTGCCCATACTTTCTCCATTGACACCCATCAGTGATCTGaaacaataaacaattttttatccgttgaaagtgaaaataaaattaaagaagatACATAAATACAATCTGGCCTTtgcaaattgaaaaaaagacaaaacttgTATACAGTTCCTTAGGTGTCGACTGTGGTGCTTTCCCATTAGAATTTAAGTACTCTATATAGTGAAAGGATTATGCAGATTACCAAAATGAATTCCAATTCTAGAATGGCATAAATAATGCTCAAAAAGTTGTATCTAGCCACAGGAAACTGACCATGGGTGCCTCTGATCGAGCTCTGACAGAAACCCTTGCCTTTCTCATGGTAGCCTCAGCTTGATCAACGTTTCTTGGAGGACTAAACTTTGGAACATTGCTAGTAGCGGCAGCCCCTTCTGAGGGACTGTCTTCTCTTTCAATCCCCCTTCCAAATTCCTTCTTCTCTTGATCAAATCCTTCATCACTAACACTCCCATTCTTCTTGGTGTCAAATTCTTTTGATGCTACCTCATTGTTTATTGGCGACTTTGACAGATCCTGACTTCTTCCCACTGAGGAAGAATGAGAAGGTTCATTAGTATCAACATTACTAGCCAACCCAAGATCCATAAATTGTCTTGGCACCAAGACCCCATTCCCACTTTGTTTTTCCTCATCTAATTTTCCATCAAACACTTGTTGCTCACCCTCCTCCTCCTTCTGTTCTTGCATAATACTTACCAAATGCATCTGCAAGGCATTGTAATTGGTGTTAACCTGATCAAGCATGTTCCTCAGCCTATGATTCTCCACCTTCATTCTCTCAAGCTCAGCTTGAAGAACAACCATCTGAAAAATCAGATGTCATATATCAAACACATAACTTCTGAATTCATCCCCAATTATAcccagaaaacaaaacaaaacaaaaaaattgctTTTGTGGTTAGTGTGTTATATAAATTCATTTACCTCACTCTTGGCTCTTTTTTCTTCGGAATTAGTGGACGTTTGATCGTCCACCATGGCATGATCACTACCGGTGTTGGTGGTAAGAAGATTCAGACCAGTCTATAGAGAGAATATCAGATTCATGAGCACATGATGAAGATCATCATAAAATACATAAACAGAGAAGGAATGGTGATGGAACATAacataatataacataacataagaCATGTGTTGTAGGATAAAGGATGATGACTCACGTTTACTTTCAATTCCAACATAGCAGGAGTGGAGGAATGATCATGTGTGTGAAGAAGGTGGTCTAGTGAGGGAGGTGCAGAGGTGGAGGCAGAGGCAAAGTTATTTATGCCGTTTTTATGATCATCATCGGTCTTGTTAGGGAAGAAGTCCATCTCGTCGATGTGGGGCCTTTTGTTATCAGAGGAAAGGTTGACTTGAAAAGGGATGGTGGAGGTGgaggtgttgttgttgtttggaGAAGATGATGGAGACCTGTTTCTGCTAACCGTGGCATCCATGTTGGGACCAAGTTTCCACTTTTGTTGGCCACTgctgttgttgttgatgatggtGTTGTTGTCGTCTTCAGGGAAAGAGTTGAGAACTACTGGGTTGTGGGGGAAGAAGCTCCCAATTGGATCTGAATCAATGGAGAGTCCACCCCCTCTTGCCATAAATTTCAATGGaatgagggagagagaaagagatggagACTAGgtagtgagagagagagagaagagaagagaaagagagagatacAAGTCATAGTAAATGATGCAATTGGACTCGGCAATAAAAGAGGGGAGTTGAGCCTTCATAACAAGACCAAAAGTGAAATACAAGTGTCCTTTATATTTGCTTTGAATATTGTAGCATTCCATTGGatttcccttttcttttttctttttttttaatgcagATACATAGATAAATACTATACAATCTCACCACCTGTTATGCTATCATATTAATTATGaatcatcataataataaatactataTCTTTCTTCATTTTATAAACTTCATGGCTTTCAAAATGGGGATGCTATGCTATTATTAATGAGAGAGTAAGTTTGGTCTTGGTTGGGTTCTGACTCGTGCCCCCCGTTGCAGTATGCACGttcttaattatttctttttttttattttactaaaatggTGAAAATACAAGAATAGGactctaaaaagaaaaaataaataccgATTCTCATGAAACAGTTTCTGAGATACTGACTACGAATGAATAAGTCCTTGCTGTTTGTCAAATgctttttttgtgtgttataCTTTTGTTACCAAACATCACAATGCAGCTGTTATTTCGTGGAAAACATTCCACAAACACTAAACGACCCACAGTTTTTATATAttcgcaatttttttttttttgttttcttctgtcATTTAAGAAGCTTTTGAAAAGTGCTTTTTTTCAGAATCGATTCACAGTTTACTATTTACATTATTCACGTTACTTCATAAACTTCATAAACTTAGATCTGTAGACATGTTTAAGGTAAATTCTATGTTTTGTTTAGCATGTCAAACGGGCAAAGTCTTTCGTGCGCCGCTCGGAAAGCGCGTACAGCGTCACTCAAAAgtcatttttttatgtaacttATTAGACGAAAcaatttatgaatttaattagtaatatataaatacatattagtAATATATACATTTCTTGcgttaaaaagaatatatataacaCTAGTCTGGAACCTAAATTTAATGTCTgatgattaagaaaaaaaaattatgggaataaataaaacatattatgaTCCCTAAAAAGTGTTATAATTGGGGAGTGAGTTGAGGTGGTGAAAAAGTGTAGTATGAGTCAACGCATTTGACTGAGTTGTTGGAACTAATTGGTGGGATCTTTTGAACACGTACCGAGTTAAAATCGGATCAAGAGGAACGGGTTGACCCAGTCGACCCTGCTCAAGTggatctctttctttttttttttttttcttttttttttgtttccattttctttccttcttttaattttccaaCAAACCAAACAAATTTTGAACCACGAAACATTTGCAGTTATTTTATAGAATAAATGGTcaatgttatttatatatatatattttttttgtatttttgttataGAGAGAGATAGGGTGTATAACAAAGAGTATAACTGATAAGGATAAAATTATTCAcgaactaattaaaaataaataaatatcgataatattatttttattttattattgagttattaaataaataatgacatatgtaagtatttttatattttatgtttttagaaaatgttaccaaattaaaattaaaaagtatgtCCATGTGATTGTTTGATTTAAAATGTATTCGTTAATAATATGAAAACTTTGACGTTAGTTAgatagtaattaaaaaaaaacgatatttaaaaaaaattaaagttattagatttttattttaaaagtactGATTACTTGGTCAAGCTCCAGACTGTCACTTGGAATAGTTTGTGTTTATTTCACCGTTGACCTTTTTTATTCGTtaacatttgttattttttattttactgtaaagttattatattattaataaatgtagTTGAAATTTCAAGTAtgataatacattttattttaatttttatatcattataaatattaagaacTTATAGCTACATACtccttttttttatagttttaacgttgttgaatattttgaaacaaGGTTGCATATATGAAAAAGTTATTTAAGATAAAGAAGtgatataactttttttttaatttggaccTTAATTACCGTTATTGAAGTTAATCATTACGTTTCAAATATTATctcttttaaagtttaataatttcGTCACATCTTTactgttgtttttttttctcttaaagtCACATTTTTACTcttgttttctctttcttttaaaaaatgcccgaataaaaaaaaatgtcttattaTCAACTTCTAAAAGTAAGACttcaaaacatatta
This region of Vigna unguiculata cultivar IT97K-499-35 chromosome 5, ASM411807v1, whole genome shotgun sequence genomic DNA includes:
- the LOC114185884 gene encoding probable WRKY transcription factor 31, which translates into the protein MARGGGLSIDSDPIGSFFPHNPVVLNSFPEDDNNTIINNNSSGQQKWKLGPNMDATVSRNRSPSSSPNNNNTSTSTIPFQVNLSSDNKRPHIDEMDFFPNKTDDDHKNGINNFASASTSAPPSLDHLLHTHDHSSTPAMLELKVNTGLNLLTTNTGSDHAMVDDQTSTNSEEKRAKSEMVVLQAELERMKVENHRLRNMLDQVNTNYNALQMHLVSIMQEQKEEEGEQQVFDGKLDEEKQSGNGVLVPRQFMDLGLASNVDTNEPSHSSSVGRSQDLSKSPINNEVASKEFDTKKNGSVSDEGFDQEKKEFGRGIEREDSPSEGAAATSNVPKFSPPRNVDQAEATMRKARVSVRARSEAPMITDGCQWRKYGQKMAKGNPCPRAYYRCTMAAGCPVRKQVQRCADDRSILITTYEGNHNHPLPPAAIAMAQTTSAAARMLLSGSMSSADGLMNGNFLTRTLLPCSSSMATISASAPFPTVTLDLTQSPNPLQFPKPPNQFQIPFPGVPQNFANSSASLLPQIFGQALYNQSKFSGLQMSQDADPSQLSNQSQRPPPHLADTVSAATAAIAADPNFTAALAAAITSIIGGAQPNNNTSTNNNATTSSNTSNANVTTSNNNK